The window TTCAAGACATTGTGGTTCAGAAAGTGACGTATCTGGTAACCTGTGATATTGAGTCGTTATACTCTAATCTAGACCATAAGGACGGCATCGCAGCAGTGGAATACTTTTTAAGTTTTCAAAATACAGATACAAAGGAAATATGTGACTTGGTTATTTATTCTCTCTCTCACGTTCATTTTATCCCACAATTATTTGGTGTTTAAAAGCAAATATTATGTCCAAACTAGGGGTACTGCGATGGGGGCTAAATGCACCCCATCGTATGTAAATCTGTTTTTAGGAttggtgggagagggagtgagacttTACTGATGATCTTAAAATCGATTTaccagtcacatccccttctggaCTAGATACATAGACGACGTCTTCTTCCTGTGGGAGGGAGACGTCGAATGTACTAAATTCATTGAGACACTTAACTGTAATCTACTTAACATAGTAAAGCCCCCCCCCAAATCATTGGGAACACTGTGAGTACTTAGGTACTAATTTTGTCTATAGGCACCTCTTTCATCATTGACACACATAGGTGCCTTTACAGCATTTCTTTATTAAACATCAGTATTTAGCTGTGACTTTAGTCTatagcgcttatagtgccggcgacagcgacgtcaggctgcggtcgccgGTAAATCAAATTTACTTGACTTCCAGTGACCGCGCCGTCGCTCCgctcttactataagcacacgcgacggcttcaatacatttgttttgaagcgacgccacgtcgctgtcaccggcattataagcgcggcctaagagggGACGGTCCACTACATGGTTTTTTAGTGTTTTATTATAGTGTGTCtggtttgttctttttttttattgcttgttTAATAAACGTATACTTTTTTTACCCACTCAGAATACCCCATTTGGAGTTTCTGCGAGTCCTGTCTTTTGGGACTTGCTCTTTTCTCTTTATTGCTAcgtctctctaatagcgcgtttgagatcagatgcattgtaaggaaccccaaccctctctaatagcgggtctgagatcagatgcagtgtaaggaaccccaaccctctctaatagcgcgtttgatatcagatgcattgtaaggaaccccaaccctctctaatagcgcgtctgagatcagatgcagtgtaaggaaccccaaccctctctaatagcgcgtttgatatcagatgcattgtaaggaaccccaaccctcgctaatagtgagtctgagatcagatgcattgtaaggaaccccaaacctctctaatagtgcatctgagatcagatgcattgtagggaaccccaaccctctctaatagtgagtctgctatcagatgcattgtaaattcttctgtttttggtaccattttcaaatgacctgaaaattgcggGGAACCTTTTAGGGATGCCGGGGGAACCCAAGATTTCCTAGGAATCCCAGTTGAAAAACTTTGTTGTAGGGCAACTGTATTTTAAGGGTAGCCCCTGCAGTTTGTAGGGTAACTGTGTTTTTTAGGAAGATACCTCTGTATGGTTACTGcgtttgttctagggcacctgggacaTTCTGCAGAGTGTCACCCCATATAACGCGGCATCCCATATAACAACATATAATAGAGTTACAATAAATCCTAATGTcaaacagcgagtggaagtggtGCATTAATATCCAGCTCCTCAACCACTACACCAGCAGCAGCAGATTGGAGAGAGTCTGGGGAGTAAAGAAATTCAAGATGTTGAGAGTGGAGAGAGGCACTAATTACTACCCGCCAACAAGGAGACCGAGAGAGGAGCAGCCGAGCATCAACTACGGTCTAACTATATCTAACCGTATTCTCACGCCGggaacatgtatatacacacagaactACATGTAATCAGTATTCAGCAGATACACTGAAGCGTACCGAGATTACTTGTCGCCTGCTTCTCCTGGAACAGACTAAACTTCAGCGCCATCGTGTAAAACACTGGTGAGCATGAGGACAAGTGTGTGCTGTACAAGGAGAAGCAGAAGCCACGTTAGCAGTGGGGAATCTCATTACACTGCAGCTTTCTGAACACAATGTCACAACTGTAATATTATTAACTCCCCAGTACTGAAGTCACAATCTCGTgctcaagtgtgtgtgtatgtatgtatgtacacacatatacatacacacacacacacacacacacacactgtacacgtGACTGTCTGTGGGATGAGGTCCGATACTCACCAAGTTGCCTCTGGACGCAGTGTCCCCAGTACAGGTGCAGCAAGTCCGGGTACACGTCAGGCAATTGTTTGAGGGCGAGTAGTTTCAACATGCGGGAGGAGCAGTCCCTCAGTTCCGTGTCCCTCAGGAGCTTCTCCTCGGAAAGAGTGGTGGGACGGAGCTCCACCTTATGTCGCTGCAAGACCCGATCCACGGATGCAACGGGCAGCTCCCGGAACATCCTCTCCTTCACCAGGTGAATGGGGATAAAGACGGCGCCAGCCCGGATGACGTGGGGAAAGGGACAGCTCTGGGGAAACATGAAGGTCTCTAGCTGGGACAGCAGTTTGCGGAGAAGCAGGCGGACCCCATCAAAGGCCAGCCACACGTTCCGGCCTGGCGAATGTTGTGAGGGGTCGGTGACCCGGGAGCTGCTCTTGGACTTCACTGGAGATTTGggtctctcctcctcttccttggTCTTTGCCAGCCAGTCCTCGAGCAGCTCGGGGGGAGACCCTCTGACCGAGCTGGTGATAGCAGCACGTGCAGACCGGTGCAGCTCAGCAAAGTGGTGTCCAGAACCTTTCTGGGTGGCCTTTCCACTTGCCACGTTAGCCTCTCCCAATGTGGGGGAGGAGACAGGAGTGCAGTGGGGCAGGGACTGCGTGACCTTGGGGGGCAGCAGGAAAGAGCCGGGCAGAGCTTGGGCCACAGCAGCTGTTGCTTCTTCCTGGGTCTCTCCCCCCGTGGGTGCCACTTTCATCTTGTACTTCCTGAACATGAAGGATTTGGAACTGTGGAAGCCACCGTTATCGTTCTCTGTCGCTGTGGGTGGAGTCAGCAAGGGTGAACAGTCACTTGGgtgtctccacctctctctcacaaactctGAGGGTTGCGAGGGAAGCTGGGGGATGTAGAGAGTAGGGGGGCAGATGGCAGGGGCTTGGAGGGTAAGGTGAGAGGGAGACTTGGGAGGGCAGAAAGCGGGGCTCtggggagggcagagagcggggctctggggagggcagagagcggggctctggggagggcagagagcggggctctggggagggcagagagcggggctctggggagggcagagagcggggCTCTGGGGAGGGCACGGGGCGGGGCTCTGGAGAGGGCAAGGGGCGTTTTTTTTTGGAGGACACAGGATGGGGGTCTTGGTTGAGCAGCTCATGGCGGCCTGAGGGGGACAGCTCAAGGCGGTCTCATGGGGGCAGCTCAAGGCCGCCTGAGGGGGGCAGCTCATGGCCGCCTGAGGGGGACAGCTCATGGCCGCCTGAGGGGGACAGCTCTCCAGGTCCTGGGGGAAGCAGTTCAAGGGGGGTGACTTTTTTAAGCTGAGGTCCAGAACCACCTCCTCCACCTCAGTTTGGGGGAGTGAAGACCCCAGCGTATGTCCGGGCTGTGCAGCTCCTGTGCACTTGTTGCTTGAATGGGAGCGATGCTCAGTATTACTGATCTCAAGAGTGCTGTCCGGCGCAGAGGGCTCAGCAGTTCCTTCCACGAAGGTCTCAGGCCTGTCTGGAGTGGGCTGCAGGAGGATGGGGAAGGTGGATATGTTCTTACCACCTGCCTGTCGACACCGTGGAGTCAAGGGGTAAGGAGCAGTGCCCTCCAGATAGGCTCGGTACGGAGCCAGGCTGAACACGTTATTAATCACAGGCattggaggagaggggggggcatcaGTCTCCAGGTCACGTGCTGGAGGAGTGGGGAGGAGCTCACGGTGGAGGCTCGTTAACAATGCAACCTCTGGGCTCCTGCCCCTCAAGTCTTCCTCCCTGGTCCGATATGGGCTGGAGAGCCCAGAACACATGGCAGGTCTAAGGTGTTCTGCATTCAGGTTGGACCTCCGGATGCACTCAATGGCTGGACTCGGCCCACATCCCGTCTCCTTGACTCCGCAGGCAGCGAGAGGACGGAAGGCGCCG is drawn from Ascaphus truei isolate aAscTru1 chromosome 18, aAscTru1.hap1, whole genome shotgun sequence and contains these coding sequences:
- the C18H15orf39 gene encoding uncharacterized protein C15orf39 homolog isoform X2; translation: MAGKRKASTVDHMIYSKVLQMEAEPRNCAEVCHGTTSPEELLAYRAFLTYSLPGSEGPDAPNPWSSATTYLQYASNALSQQMRADVAPGRRQRHKDEGVKSYPLPPETTETHFQGQQYHPVLGYPVPAPIGCPTLAVPRPVYRSPSSYMDAGHGPQGLTSLGIHVGSQQLCPPTAEWVSPAHFTYQSPPVYGTGAQKTSLPPQMGHAESRSRGMQELSPAHRQWEGTSAPAVLPPAPPAYTDCFPSLPRANMLYAQGDAPRPSGSAFIPPSHPHNYRSRAFQGGLDSRMGQLHSTSHYSPTGDCYPHRHSPRSCSVDTALLPTSGRGTITQADREMRVGATHADRDPRVGATHADLGLRVGAAHVDRELRVGAAHMDRQLRVGASHVDRQLRVGVIQADRGLRVAATNVDRELWVGATHADCLLQQSSSCKSHVQSPHLPFLPQDPTSYLTPALTAEVQLRLSTPSLIRSPVRERSLAPRVSVPHGAFRPLAACGVKETGCGPSPAIECIRRSNLNAEHLRPAMCSGLSSPYRTREEDLRGRSPEVALLTSLHRELLPTPPARDLETDAPPSPPMPVINNVFSLAPYRAYLEGTAPYPLTPRCRQAGGKNISTFPILLQPTPDRPETFVEGTAEPSAPDSTLEISNTEHRSHSSNKCTGAAQPGHTLGSSLPQTEVEEVVLDLSLKKSPPLNCFPQDLESCPPQAAMSCPPQAAMSCPPQAALSCPHETALSCPPQAAMSCSTKTPILCPPKKNAPCPLQSPAPCPPQSPALCPPQSPALCPPQSPALCPPQSPALCPPQSPALCPPQSPAFCPPKSPSHLTLQAPAICPPTLYIPQLPSQPSEFVRERWRHPSDCSPLLTPPTATENDNGGFHSSKSFMFRKYKMKVAPTGGETQEEATAAVAQALPGSFLLPPKVTQSLPHCTPVSSPTLGEANVASGKATQKGSGHHFAELHRSARAAITSSVRGSPPELLEDWLAKTKEEEERPKSPVKSKSSSRVTDPSQHSPGRNVWLAFDGVRLLLRKLLSQLETFMFPQSCPFPHVIRAGAVFIPIHLVKERMFRELPVASVDRVLQRHKVELRPTTLSEEKLLRDTELRDCSSRMLKLLALKQLPDVYPDLLHLYWGHCVQRQLGSSTQSGLHAHK